A part of Antechinus flavipes isolate AdamAnt ecotype Samford, QLD, Australia chromosome 6, AdamAnt_v2, whole genome shotgun sequence genomic DNA contains:
- the LOC127541719 gene encoding mas-related G-protein coupled receptor member X4-like — MVMFSTPGQLEYVHDNVTERGANGSRAGGEDGNFFLYHWQEILILVISLLGLVGNCTVVWLLGFRIRRTPFSIYILNLAGADALFLCFTILEFIDEFHRYLSGGSTFRIMLSLESTFYIAGLSFLAAISTERCLIVLFPLWCRGHRPKHLSAVVCSGIWVQAGLVRVILNLRLCDEVVLNIRAAYFFLLTCIMCVSSLTFLVKIQCCSQVRQPPRLYLLVLLTVLVFLLFGLPPEILSFLAFRFCIPFVPYWIHPFLACINSSVNPLIYFFLGRQRHARREPLRVVLQRALREKQEMEGGMRDTPRTDSHEMLL, encoded by the coding sequence ATGGTCATGTTCTCCACACCTGGGCAGCTGGAATATGTTCATGACAATGTGACGGAGAGAGGAGCTAATGGGAGTCGAGCTGGTGGGGAagatggaaacttttttttatatcactgGCAGGAGATCCTCATTCTGGTCATTTCCCTGCTTGGGCTGGTGGGGAACTGCACGGTCGTGTGGCTCCTGGGCTTCCGCATCCGGAGGACCCCTTTTTCCATCTACATCCTCAACCTGGCGGGTGCCGACGCCCTTTTCCTGTGTTTCACTATCCTTGAATTCATAGATGAATTTCACAGATATCTGTCTGGTGGTTCAACGTTCCGCATAATGCTCTCCCTGGAGTCCACATTCTACATTGCGGGTCTGAGCTTCCTGGCGGCGATCAGCACCGAGCGCTGTCTAATTGTGCTCTTCCCACTCTGGTGCCGAGGTCACCGCCCCAAGCACTTGTCCGCTGTGGTTTGCAGTGGGATCTGGGTTCAGGCCGGACTGGTACGGGTAATTTTGAACTTGAGACTTTGTGATGAAGTCGTTTTAAATATCCGCGCAGcatattttttcctcctcaccTGCATCATGTGCGTGTCCAGCCTGACCTTCCTGGTGAAGATCCAGTGCTGCTCCCAGGTCCGGCAGCCCCCCAGGCTctacctcctggtcctgctcacggTCCTCGTGTTCCTGCTCTTCGGTCTGCCCCCAGAGATCTTGTCTTTCCTGGCCTTTCGCTTCTGCATACCTTTCGTCCCTTATTGGATCCATCCCTTCCTGGCCTGTATAAACAGCAGCGTGAATCCCCTCATTTACTTCTTCCTGGGCCGACAAAGGCATGCAAGGAGGGAGCCCCTTAGGGTGGTGCTCCAGAGGGCCCTGAGAGAAAAGCAAGAGATGGAAGGTGGGATGAGGGACACCCCCCGCACCGATAGCCACGAAATGTTATTGTGA